The following DNA comes from Triticum aestivum cultivar Chinese Spring chromosome 3D, IWGSC CS RefSeq v2.1, whole genome shotgun sequence.
CGGCGCACCGTCTGAACGCGGTAGTCCAGCGGCAAGCCCAAGCCATCGTCGGGTTGCCTTGCCGGCCGGGGTCTTCAACTTGGCCGTGACGATGCACCCTAGCTAGGATGACAAGAGACAAAGTCGATCATCCACTGATAGGTAGACACACACAAAAATCTAGTGCGTGTATCTATCGGTGTATGTAGAGCACAAACTGACAGGGAAAACTTACTCTAGCTTCGTATGTGAGCTGCGGGCGACGGAATCGACCCGGTCGAGATGCCCTCCTCCCTCCCTATATATACAGGTCTGCACCGGCCGTCCCGTCACTCTCAAGCTTTCGTCTCTTTTATCTTGAATAAATAGTAAAGAAAATGCAGTGTGGAGTGTGGACGAAGATGACCCTGGCCGCTGAACTCTGTGGCTGTGGCTACATGGAAAAACATTTTTGTTTCGTGGTGGAAGAAGACAGTGGTGCTTTTAAGATCTGTGTCGACACGTGGCATCTTCTATGATGCGTCTAATAACTTGATGAGAAAAATAGATCAGGTATTCCAGGGGGAAAAAATCCGTTAAACTTGATGAGTAGTATAAGCAAGAACAAGGTTATGATATATGACAACAGGAAGAATTTGATGGTTTGTCTGTCCGTTGGAGGCTCTTTGTTTATACTCCCTCCGGTCTCTAGTGTCGtgggttcaaatttgaactaagaccacaacacttattttggaacagagggagtaagtcCGTATTCTACGATGCACTTTTGTGTTTGTCAAATTGCCCACCCAAAGAAAATTTGCTGAATTTCATGTTTTTGTGGAAGAATACGGCCTAGCTCCGGTTCTATTAATGATAACACAAACTTCCAATAATATTGATACCAAATTAGCTAAATCCTTACAACATGAACAGAAACATCAAACTGATGGAGTTCTTTGCCTCGCAGTGGCAATTGCCAAAGCAGAGGTGTGCACCTGCAGCAGACACTAGAGAAAGCAGACAGAGACACACATAATCAGCTGGTAGTTTACTCTCCAACGCTTAGCTCTCCCCATCATCAGGATTCAGGATCAGGCAGGCCATATGGCAACCTCGGAGTGCCCATCCTCGGTGGCGCACGCCCTGAACATCCCCGTCGTGTTGTACGCCATGGTCACCTCCCCGGCGGTCGACACGGCCACCAGCCCCACGGAGCCCCGGGGCACGCCGGCCACGACGCGTGCGGCGGCCTCCTCCAGCGGGAGGCCCCGGTGCTCCATCACCGCCACCACGTCGCGCGCCACGGTGTGCCGGATGATGTCCTCGCCCTTGCCCGTGGTGGACACGGCGCAGAGGGCGTTGGCGTAGGTGCCGGCGCCGATGACCGGGGTGTCGCCGATCCTGCCGGCCATCTTGTTCACCAGCCCGCCCGTGGAGGTCGCCGAGGCCAGGCCGCCCGAGGCGTCGACGGCCACGCAGCCCACCGTGCCGGTCCGGCTGTTGTCGTCGCCGTTGGGAGCTACGATTGGCTGGGTGTAGTTGTACTGGGTGTAGTCGATCTGAGAAGCAAGCACGCAGGAGGGTTGCAAGAATCAACAACTGACTGACTGAACTAGTTAATGATGTTGCTGAACAAACACACATGATAATTCAGAGGTAGTATGACTTTTATTAGAAATGTGAAATGTAATCATTCTGATTTGGTTATCTCTGTGCAATGCAACAATGAATCCGGAGCTAGCAGCTGTATCCACTTCGTGATGAATGAATGTTCAGCATTTGTTTTCAACGTATGGATTTCTTTTTGCAGAacgaacagagtagtagcatgacAGAGTACGCAGGGCATTCTGAATCTACAACATGTGTGACAGTTAAACGGTAGTGATTAACACATGATCAACTTGCCGACATCTATGGGCCTGATATATGTGCCAGGTCACGTGCCAAGCGAGTCACTCGAGGTCTGAACATATATACCCTTTTGTTTGTTTTAAGTGGGGAAGGATATGATATCAAAATGAACAGGAAAGCTGTGTGACAGACAGTAGTATGTATATATACCTGCACCCTGTTGGCCTCTTTGGCGTTTTTGAGCCTCTCAATGTTTTCCTCTGTTATGAAATGGCTTTGATCCCTAATCTCCACACCCTGTCAGAGAACAGAGCACACACGACACACACACAAGATAATTCAGATGAAGTATGGCAAATTCTTGTCGGATGGACAACCAGTTTGATTATGAAATACGActaccattactagttcaaacttgAAAGTTCAAGGTAGGATTTGTAGTAGAGCACCTGGTCCCTGGCGAAGGCCTCGGCGCCCTCGAAGGCGAGGTAGATGTGGGGCGTCTTGTCCATGACGAGCCTGGCGAGCGAGATGGGGTTGGCGACGGTGGAGAGGCCGGAGACGGCGCCGCAGCGCATGCCGGTGCCGTCCATGACGGAGGCCTCCATCTCCACCGTGCCGTCGGTCGTCAGCACCGACCCCTTGCCGGCGTTGAAGTGCGGGCAGTCCTCCAGCTCCCTCACCTGCGCGCGCCCGTGCGTACGCGTGGCCCAACACATCGATCAAGCACTTGCGTCGACGCACCAGAAGATGTGCTAGAAGAAGATGGAGAAGGGAAAGTGAGGAGACGGGATGCGTACGACGAGCTCGACGACGTCGAGGGCGGAGCGGCCGGCCCGGAGCGCGGCGGCGCCGAGGTCGAGGCAGCGGCGGAGCGTGGCGAGGCGGGGCTCCCTGCGCTCCGGCGGCAGCGTGCGCGGGATGTCCCCGGCGCCGCCGTGCAGCGCTATCGCCCACCCCATTGGTCGATCAGCTCCTGCTACCAGCTCGATCGTCCAGCCACCTGCCCCACCTGTATGCTGTTAGATCAGCGAGCCACACCCACGCACGGCCGTCATATACGCTCGCTGCAGGGGGGGCACGTCACGTACGTCAGCCGCGGCGCAGCCACCAACCAGTGGTCATGTGATACGTGATGGTCCCGCGCGAGTCCAGTGCGCGACGCAACAACCCCATCTACGCGGGAAAAGGCTGCGTCAGCGCTGGACGGCAGATTGGCGCTGCTTTGCCAATGGCGTCGTCAGTGACTCAGTGCCCGGACGTCTGCCGTCAGTCGTCACGCCGGGCGCATGGGTCGGACGCGCGCCACCAAATGCAATTAGATTAAGCCGGCGACACTAAATTCTCTTGGATGATGATGACTACAAGTGCAACCATTTTTTTGTTTCAGAAAATATACTTTTTCCTACAAGTTGCAATTGGACTAAGCTGCTGCATGACTAGATTTATTGTAAGACGCCTGTCTGCCGGTACAACCATTTTTTTGTTTTAGGGACCTGACTTACTTGACTCTGAGGTCGCTTGAGATGTTTTTGCACGTTCAAACCACACATATACGTGGCACAAGGTTTACCATATACCAGAAAGGCCATCAAAAACAACTTCCCTGTTCCAGACACCATAAGTTGTCTCTACCCTCCCTAGTCTCTACCCTCCCAGCAAAAAAAGTTGGCCACAGCTTGCAATTTTATCACTcataagttcaaatccaaactcccaAGCTACAAGGCTGACAATCTATCCCATGCAGCCAGAATTGCCCTCTTTAAACTCTGTTTTTTGCCTCTATCCCATAAAAAAAACACTGGCCAGTAGTCAAGCATTTAGCGGGTCCACCAATTGGTTTCCTTCACAATTAAAATGATCACTAAACTctcgcaaaaataaaaaaagatcaccAAACAATGTGAAACCTCAAACAAAGAAAAGATGATTTTGGTCATGTAGAAAATAAGTACATCATGGTTTTCAGTTTTTGTAACAATGAAACTGAGAAACACCGCACGTATAACAAAAATCGATTGTACAGGTCCTCTGATCTCTCTCACACCAGCATAGAAACAAGTAAACCAGCAGGCGACAAAAACTGTCTTTGCTCTGTTCTTTCAGGGCCAGACACTTCCGGAATGCTTTTACGAATGCCAGCTAGGGTAACGATAATTCTACAAAAGCCTGAGCCGTTGTTTCTAGCTGTGCACCTTGAAGCAACTCAATCGTGGGAACAGTTGGATCAGCTCGTCCCGGCTCCTCCTCTGTTGAACAAGGGTACTCGTCAATCAAACAATTCATTTGCAGAAATGATGCTGTAAAAAGTGATGGTATACTCAGACTAGAAAACCTATGGATATTGAAGAATAGGATTGTCTGCACAATAACtatcctttatttatttatttattttagtttgatTCATTTTTATTTCCCCCAGTCAGCTTACTCATCCTCTTAAAAGGAGTTTAATGTCTACGAGATGGGTGTGTTTGGCAACAGGATTATCTACAGCTTCATATCATGGTCGTTCGTTATGTAGTCCAAAATACCCTTATTATTAGTATTATTTTAACTCTTATGCACGTTATTGCCTGGATCACATGAAACAAATTAGCAGGTTATCACATGAGCACATAATATTTCAGTGCCCATGGAAGCGACTAACTGAAGCATTTATCTTTCTAACCAAGTAACACTACAAAACAACAACCGACCCAAATGGGCTTCACCCTAAAAGAATCACATGAACAGCTTCAACATGCTATTTGCTGCAAGCCATCTCCGATGAACTACAATTTCTACAAGCTAATTCAGTTAGAACCGCGGTTTAGCACAAGGCACCACCAAGGAAGTAATCCGAGATAGCTATAACCGATCCCTCCACGCCATGAATAATTATTATCAGTTAGAAGCACTGAACGCTCAGGCACAAATTCAAAAGCTTTGGCCTGCAGACCAACTGATATTGCTGCGAGGCAATACTACTTGCCATACTAAGAGAAGGCAAACAGGGATTTCACAAACTCgcaactcaatcatgagatggataAGCCACTCCCTAGACAACTCACAGTAGGAAAACCAGATCTAAGTTATTAATTGACAAAAAAAATCAAGAACATGAAAACTCGCTGGATCTTCCATTGGTTCCTAGATCCACGACCACCTCATACTGCAGAGCTCCCGGCAAACCCCCGAGTTCATCTGGTCGAGGTGAAGGCCAGTGAGGAGATCTGCAGGTCAGCGTAGTGTCTCCAAGCCTGTCGAGAGGAATACAACAGCGGGGGGATCTGCAGGTTGATGCAACGATCTTCTAGGCGCCACCTACAGATGAATCTGGTGGATGAGGCGGTTGCCGGTGAGGATGCGGAGGTTACCAAGGACGATGAGAAAGAAGAGAAGGGTTGGGGACGAGCTAGGCACAAAATGGTCTCAGGGAGAAATGATCGGTTGGTGTGGGGGGTTATGTCCAGTGAGATCCGGTGGATTATTTACTCTCAACTTCAGGGGCGGACTTATaattggaggtgcagaagagagATGGGGCAACGTCTTTGCAGCTTCACTGAAATGCACTACAGTCTAGAGGCCCCTTCAGATTAACTCCACCAAAAAAATGGAGTTGGGGTGTTTGGCATGGCTTTGCTCCAGCACAGAATCTATCGAGTGGAGCTGTCACCCTAAGATTAAATGATTAACCATCAAGCCTATGGGCCTAATGTCATTCAGACAGCATAAGGCATATGAGCTAATTAGAAACAAGATGTAGAAAATGCAGAAAGAAATTAAATTCTGGTTCTTTTGCTAAATTGTAGGCTGCTTGGCAGGAATGGATACAGCCAGATATGTTTACTCTTATTTGTATGGTCACGGCTTGTGCCATAGGCCAGTTGGATAATTAACGTTATTTTGAATTTAATGGTGTTATGGCAAGCAGAGCTTTGACTTAGAAAGCAGAGGATTGGTTGAAGAAAATTACTATAAATTAGAGTAATAGGTTTCAAGTCCTCACCTTAATTCCAGTACAGCCATTTACATCCAGAGTCGTGAGACTATTTGAGCAAGATTTTGACAAAGCCTCCAGGCAGGCATCAGTTACTCCAAGTATTCCAAATAAACTACATAAACAAAACAGAATGTGCATAAGCCACAACGAACGCACTATCTTTAGAACAAAATTATCACATTACCTTAGTAGTTCAAGGGATCGACAACCTTGTGCGATAGCTACCACCCCAACATCAGTAACACGTACGCACCTGCGAGTAGTGTTTCCAGAGATAAATCACAGCAAGTTCAATTATTAATTTATTTAGAGAAAATTGAAGTTTGCTCTTGTATTACCAAGATAAATTTAGATATGTCAAACTTCCGCATCTTGATATACTTCTAAGACCGTCGTCAGTTAGGTTCTGGGAACCCTGAGTTAGTGAACAAAATAGTTTGATGGTTCAAAATTCAAAGTAGATTTAATAAATAGTTACCTGGGCCCCACATAGGTCTAGAAATGTGAGGTTGGCTAAATATCCAATTTTTGTATAAGCCTTGTCGGTAAAACTGCATGATGTGAAGTAGATTGTTAGATGCTCAAGTTCACTGCAACACAGAATTATCTATCTTGGATATTTTCAATATTACCTTGAAAGGGCATACATGTTCAAGCTTTCAAGAGCAGAGCATTTCTCAAGAACTTTTTGCAATGCATCATCAGTCAACTTAATGCACCTATAAATTCAACACACAGGATATTTAGGTGTGCAAATTATGTTTCCTGCCCAAGCTCGCCCAGGTTGTAGAACATTAAAGATCCCAGTGAACACTAGATGAATGTTCAGAATGAAATGACAAATGTGGTACTGGCATCTAATCATTGCTGAAACTACTTCAGTTTTTGAAAATGGAAATCAGGGGCCAGTCCCATTActcaacaaaaaaaatctaatcgtACCTGGTTATGTCCAACTTCTGTAGTCCTTGATAATTATCGGCAACTAGCTGTATTCCTCTATCTGAGATATTCTGTGTACATGTAATATATATCCAATCAGTGGGATAAAAAGCCACGAGAAAGTAGAGCTGAACATGTAAGATGCAGTCTACTAATGCTTCATTATCACCCTGTTATGCTCAGCCCAACACTCCCAGTCAAGATGGGTGATAGATCATAGATAGATATCGTTCCCATCTTTTTGTTACAAACTAAATTATGCTTGACTCCAAAACCCTTAGTTAGACCATCTGCTACCCTGATATTACATGATTTAATTGAGTTATACCATCATATAACTTCTCCTTAATAAATAAAGGATCTATCTCCACATACTTGGTTCTGTCGTGCTGGATCGGGTTACTGGTTATGCTTATAGCTGATTTATTATTACACCACACCTTCAAAGGACCTTTTCCCAGCACCTTCATTCTGATAGAGGATTTCTACCCATAATATTTCCCTAAGTCCTAGTGACATAGCTCTATACTCTGCTTTGGCTGTTGATTTGGACACAACTAATTGCTGTTTATTTCGCCATGACACCATGTTTCCCTCCAACCAATGCAATAGCCTAAAGCTGATCTTCTGTCATCAAGACAACTTGCACAATCAGCACTGCAAGAACCATCCATATTAAGATGGCcttcacaaaaagaaaaagaaaaagaaaaaagatggcCGTTCTTCTTAAACCCCTTCCCAGGACTGCATTTTAGATACCGCAAAATAGGTTATAGTGCATCCATATGTTCACTCCTAGGATCAAGCATATATCTGCCTACCACACTTGCGGCATAGGAAATGCCAGGTCTTATATGCCTTAAGTATAGGAGTCCCTCAACAAATCTGGAATCTCTTAGTGCATTCTAAGAGATTTGCAGATTCCAAGGTAGATTCTATAGTTCCAAACAACAAGTAAGCATGAAACAGGAATGTAAATATGTCCACCTGATTCAAGTAAAAGAAGATTAATGTTGCAGATTCCAATAAAAATGTGATAAAGAGAGCACCATATATATTGAGTATTTGATTCAGCATCATGATTTTGGAGATTGATATAGCAAAAATATTTTTATAGAAGAAGATCAGCAAAAATATATGGTGCAAACCAGACGATATAGcaaaaatatataatatataacATACAACATATATTTAGAATCAACTGCTTAGCCTGGCACAACCATAGACAGGCTCATTGTTAGATAAAGTGGAAACATTGTCAGCTGAAAAACATGGTACAGTAACAATACCTTACAGCCACTCATATTCAAGTCGATTATCTGCTTGCAGTTCTTCACAACGTGTTCAATGCTTGCGTCTGTCAATCTGACCACCCACCAAAAGTCCCACGATTACAAGTGCAAGTTATGTAAAGTAAAAGGAAACCATCAGCAAGTGACGTACCCAACAATCCAATAGATCGACAGGGCCCGAAGATTAGGACAAAGACTGGTAGCAGCTCCAATCCCTGTATCAGAGATCTTCTGACATGCATTCAGGTTCAGGAGCTCCAACTCTTCTAGTAAGATAGCACCCTGTAAACAATCGCATGTTAAACCAGTTGCAGCTTCTAGTCATAGATGGTACTAGAAATTATTTAAAAGGTACAAAGCAGAGAAAATTTCACCGTTACTTTCAGACGGAGAAAATGCCGGTCCTCGATATCTTGAGCGAATTCAAGGTTCACGACTTTGAGATGACGGTACCTTGCCTAAACAAGGATGGAACGGCAGCCCATGTCACAAAATAGCTAGTCAGATCAGACAGGAATGAAATTTGGAGATGTAACAGTGTGCTACAGTATGCACAGCAATAGTTAGTCGATGTTATACTCGGTAAAGATGCGAGGAATGGCCGTAGAAATAGAACAAAATGTTGTCTGGAAGGCTTGGAGATgggattgtggtgatgatgatgattaccAGCGAAAGCGCTGAAATGAGCCGCTCGCCGGCTTTCTTCATCTCATGCAGGTCGAGTACCTAATATATCAATTTGGTAAGAGAGGTTATACTGAATCGAGAAATCATGAGTCAAGCATAAAAAAAAAACTCCTGCTAGAACTTTTTCTCCGCCCAAATCGGGAGCGCGCGGCGAAGGGGAGACGACTACTCCCTGAAGAGAAAGCGCGGCAGGAGGAGATGGCCGAGGCGGGTGGATGTGATGCGATACGCACCTCCCAGAGCTTGGGGTTGGCGGCGAGGGCGCGGTGGCACCAGGGGCTGACGGAGAGCAGGACGCAGGCGTCGCGCTGGGGGAGGCGCGGGCTCACCAGCTCCATCACCCGGGGAACGGTCTCCCGGCACCACGCCTCGtcggccgccgacgccgccgccatcgccgaggTTCGCTGCGGCTGCGGGGAGAGCGtgatttttattcctttttttctttAGACCGGGCAGGCAAATTTCTCGTTGCCCGGAACGTGAGGCACGGGAGGCCCACAAAGGGTTTACGTCCACACTCAGGCCTCCGGGAGCCCTTCTAAGAGTCATTTCAGTCTTGGGATGGGCTGCGAGCTTGTCACTTCATGCGCTTTCAACATTCATCATGTGTTGTCACGCTATAGACGCTTCATTTAGATTTTGTTTCTAGTTTTATTTTTATGTATGCATTTTTGGCTTTTAGATgatttttccttccacgagaggtacggccgtgcctttcggaaagggaaaaatatgttttttttctttCCTGAGAAGCACAattttacttctcgtggaggcacggatttgcttccgcgagaggcacgtccATGCCtctcgaaaagaaaaaaaacacatgTTTTAttccttctgcgagaggcacgtaTTTACTTCTCATGGGAGACTCGGATTTGCTTCCGTCAGAGGCACGACCGAGTCTCTCGGAAAGgggaaaaacatgtttttttcttccgcgagagggatggccatgcctctcgaaaaagagagaaaaaaattatgttttctattctttttccttccatgagaggcacggatttgcttctgcgagaggcacggccgtgcctctcgaaaaagggaaaagaattcttttttttttccttccgtgagaggtAGGGACTTACTTCTCGTGGAAGTACGGATTTGCTTTTGTGACAggtcggaaaggaaaaaaacatgctcccgtTCGATTTTTTCATGAAAAATAAATCGTCAAAACGTATTAACATTGGATCTAATTTTGAAAATCTCGACgcaaggaatccaatggtgaaaatggTTCGAGATTCGAATACGCGATTTCAgtgataaaacattttgaataaacaaatctatgaaaaaaggaaaaaaaaactccTATATTGCGACAatatgcgccacttgtcgcaaccttggTTGGGCTCGTCCTGACCAGCTACTTTCCCGAGGTCCATTTTTCCTCTGCTACAAGAGTTCGTATGTAATTTTTTGCGGACAGTCTAGACATGCATAAATATTAGATCTGGACATTCATATATACCCATATATGATCCTGACTAGTATAATTTTAGGAAGCTTGTAGGGggcccttgcccccccccccaacacccCGTTTATCGCTAAATGTAATGGCCCAACAAAAAAAGGACTGATTCGTGCTCCTGtgccctcccccctctccccttctctcctcTCTGATTAGTTGATGTAAATTATAATAGTATTTTGTATTAATCTAGGTTAGAATTATTTTGTACCGACAGGTTGGAATATCTTTATACTGAAATCGAAACGATTTAGAGCTCTAGAATAATTTTACTAAAAATATGCTACTTGTGTtatatttttttttgaatattATTGCTATATGGGATTAAATCTTGCCCAACATGCAATGGGAGATAATGAGCATAACGCATCAACGCATGGTTAATAGAAGATGTACGTAATTGGTTTTTTTGCACACTAAGTTTTTTTTTCACTGTTTTTGAAAACAATTGATGAACAAATAAATGTTCACCATTTAAATAATTGTTCATGGAAATTTTAAGGAAAATATGTGTACCCTAAATATGGTTCACTAAATATTCACCGTCTAAAAATTGTGCATGGCATTTGAAGAAAGTTTTTCTTACCATTTAAAAGTGTTCACATGTCTACAAAATTGATCATGACAATATTCAAGAATGCTCACATGTTTATAAAACTTGCTCACGAAAAAatttaaaatgttcatgaaatgCAAAAGAGATTGTGCattcaatttttgaaaacatgtTTGTGACATATCATTTTTGTTCACATGTATGAAAAAATGTTCACTGTGTATTTACAAAATGTTTGTCGTGAACGATTATGTCTGTATTTTGCCAAAATAAGCCAGTCCGTCTGTATTTTGCTGAAATAAGCCAGAAAACAGCATGTATTAcgtgagaaaataaaataaaagggagaacATGAATTCTATCTTTACCCCATTATCCTGTAGGCACGTAATAAACATTAAATGATTTAACAAATTAAGTAAACCGGCTGGCCTATTTTTTTTATAAGCACATATTTTCCTCTTTCGTATGTAAAAAAGTGATGGGCGCCATAGACCATGGCAAGAAAATGGCTATTCTTCTTGCGTAGGTGAACGCACCAAGGGAGAAGGAGTCTTagttttttttttggattttctttggtaTTTCTTCTGGATTGTTGTGCACGTGAATGCATGGTGTTGATTTACTGTTTTTATTGTTCCAGTTTATTTGGGTGTATTGTTCTTGATTATAATTCAGGTATTGTTTTGGTTTATAGTTCGGATGGGTTAACATTTTTGGTTTATTCAGATGTTGTTCCGTGTCACTGGTTTTTTGTTAGTTTGAGGGAGGAGGAGTTTTTTTATTTCTTCTAGATAACTGTTCAAGAGAATGCATATTGTTGATTTACCGTGTTTGTTGTTTTGGTTTATTCGGGTGTATTGCTGTGGGTTACAATTAAGTTACTGTTTCGACTTATGGTTCAGATGCGTTAGTTTTTTCAGTTTATTCAGGTGTTGTTCCGTTTCACTGGTTTTTTTATTCCGGCTATTCGGATTTGCTTTCGGTTTAATTGGATTATCGTTTAGGTTAGCAGTTCTGGGTTTATTCATATATTGTTCCGGATTTTATCTGGGTAATTGTTGGTGCACTATTCACTAATATCGCGGT
Coding sequences within:
- the LOC123077108 gene encoding uncharacterized protein → MAAASAADEAWCRETVPRVMELVSPRLPQRDACVLLSVSPWCHRALAANPKLWEVLDLHEMKKAGERLISALSLARYRHLKVVNLEFAQDIEDRHFLRLKVTGAILLEELELLNLNACQKISDTGIGAATSLCPNLRALSIYWIVGLTDASIEHVVKNCKQIIDLNMSGCKNISDRGIQLVADNYQGLQKLDITRCIKLTDDALQKVLEKCSALESLNMYALSSFTDKAYTKIGYLANLTFLDLCGAQGSQNLTDDGLRSISRCGSLTYLNLSWCVRVTDVGVVAIAQGCRSLELLSLFGILGVTDACLEALSKSCSNSLTTLDVNGCTGIKIWFSYSSFLQMNCLIDEYPCSTEEEPGRADPTVPTIELLQGAQLETTAQHTGGAGGWTIELVAGADRPMGWAIALHGGAGDIPRTLPPERREPRLATLRRCLDLGAAALRAGRSALDVVELVVRELEDCPHFNAGKGSVLTTDGTVEMEASVMDGTGMRCGAVSGLSTVANPISLARLVMDKTPHIYLAFEGAEAFARDQGVEIRDQSHFITEENIERLKNAKEANRVQIDYTQYNYTQPIVAPNGDDNSRTGTVGCVAVDASGGLASATSTGGLVNKMAGRIGDTPVIGAGTYANALCAVSTTGKGEDIIRHTVARDVVAVMEHRGLPLEEAAARVVAGVPRGSVGLVAVSTAGEVTMAYNTTGMFRACATEDGHSEVAIWPA